AAGTCGATCCAACTAACCTGGCGGCGACGTTCGGGGCGGGCGTCTCGCTCAAGCGCATCACGTTGGAAATCACCACGAGCCGGTGACGGAGGGGAAGATAGAACGTGTGTTGGGGTGGTGGAACAACTTAACTGTACCCATTGGTGGAAAAGTAGATCGGAAATATGGTGATCCTTTATATGGGCTAGGAAAATGGAGTTTTGTGAGGAAGTAAATGGCTATTCCATCAGGCCTCGTGTATGCCTAATTCAATGATGGAGGATGCGGTGCCGAAGAGAGCACAAATCTTTTTTGGCTGGAATAATCAGACATGAGAAAAATAATTCTTATCGGTGTATTGGTGTTGGTAGGAGCCTGGTTGGCCTATTGTTTCATGGGACTGCCTACCTACACCTGGCATCAAAAGATGACTCTAGAGGTTGAGGTCGAGGAGCAGCTTTATACGGGGACGAGTGTAGTAAAAGTGAGGGTTAAAGAAAGCGAACCGCTCACGAAACAGTTGGGGTACCCGCTCCAATTTGGGGCGAAGGGGGAGGCTGCGTTCGTGGAGCTGCCGGGCTCACGCTATCTCTTTGCTTTGTTGGATGGAGGTCCCCCGGATAGTGGACCGCAGACCAATGCGGTGAATGTTTTTAAGGACCAACTGCCAAAAGGTAATCCAGAGCGTTTTGCGGTTTTGTCGAAATCGCGATTCATGACAGACCTTCCGCGGTCCCACTACCCCCTGCTGGTAGCGTTCATGGATATCAATGATCCCAACTCGGTTAGAGAGGTAGATCCGGAGAATCTGGCGGCGACGTTCGGCCCGGGGGTCTCCCTGAAACGCATCACCCTGGAAATCACCGACGAGCCGATCACGGAAGGGAAGATTGAAAGTGTGCTGGGGTGGTGGCTTGCGCAAGGAAACGAAAAAAAAGGTCCCCCTTCGCTTCGTGTTCCTAATGACAGTCCCCGTGGCTGGTATCACATAGGAGTTACTAAGTTCATCATGGGGAAGCAATGACTTCCTGATAGATAGTATGCTCAGGAATTTCTTTTGAAATTTTAATTTTCCAAGGAACATCTTTGGCTTAGCTTAACACCTACGGGGTTCGTCCCGGCAGCCGAGGTCCTTTTCTTTCGGGAAAAGGACCCAAAACCAGTGACCCCCCGTCCGGCCTCATCGGATGGGACGGAGGCGAAATATGGAAGAGCGGGCCAACTCGCGGGGCTCAAACAAGGCCCGCAGGGAAATAAGAGCGTCCGTCCTGGGGCCGGGCGACAGGCGTCGGAAGGTAAAGGGGAGAGGGATAAGGCTTTGGAACATTCAACCCATGTCAGGTGTTGGATACGCGGTTCAGCCGTGACTCAGGCCAGGCTACGGTCAAATTTGCCTGGTATAAGCGGGCATTTCCAATGCCCATTATTCTTGTCAACGTTTGCGAAGTGGGGTATTCTGCACCCATGCCTATTGAGCAATTATTAACTCGCATCACCTTTGATTCTAAGATTTGTCACGGAAAACCCTGCATTCGTGGGCTCCGGTATCCGGTGGATTGGGTGCTGGAACTTATGAGCAGCGGCATGTCGTCCCAGCAAATCTTGGCTGACTATCCGGATTTGGAAGAGACTGATCTACAGGCCGCTTGTGCGTTTGGGGCAGGCCTGGCGCGGGTTCAAGGAATTGAGCCGTTGATTGGGTGAAATTCCTAGTCGATGCGCAACTTCCCCAACATCTCGCCCAGGAATTGACGGTTACAGGACACGGCACCCTCCATACCCTGGACCTTCCCGGTGCCAACCGTACGCGGGATGAGGAATTGGCCGATCTTTCCGCCCAGGAGAATCGCATCTTAATTACAAAGGATGCCAACTTCGTCACCACCTTTCACCTGCAACCCCGCCCACCAAAGCTCTTATTGGTCTCTACCGGCAACATTGATAATGCTACCCTCCTGCACCTGTTCGTCACGAACATTAACTCCGGCTTGGGCAACACGTCATTTGTGAGTTCAGCTGAGGCTAAACCAATTTTGCTTCAGAAGTGCTCTCGTCTTATATAAACTGTCTGGATCCGCAAGCATGGGATCTCGCCCGAAGGAGCCGAAATATAATTGGTGGTGTGCTCCGCTCATGCGGCCGGAAAGATTCGGATGCCATTCACCCGGTGCGGGCGTGGGAAGCATCTTCGGCTTGAGTAATGGGTTCTTGAAAAAATTGAACCCTCGGGTTCTATCCGTTCGCGTCGGATCTGGCCTCCCGAAAACTCAATCGAAAAGTCGGAATGGAAGATTGGCCCTGCGGGTAAGCCTGAGGCACTCCAACATGGCTGGGCACAACCCGGAAATCCCCAGAGCCCACCGACGCAAAAAATCAGAAGGTGGACCCGGACATGCGCTAAAAAGAAGGGCGCGATAATGGAAATATTTACAATGAAAGATAGTCGGACCGTGCCGTGATGAATGTTACCCATTCGTCAGAAGGATAGAGTTCCTCTATCCAAATAGATCCTACCAAGTTTCAATCCCATCCCTTTGGGGAATGCCCAGAATATTCAAACCGGTTGTATATCGTAGGAAGCCTCAATGGGGCACCTTCATCACCAACATATGCATACTTTAAAAATATTTGCACCCAGCTTGAAGGTATTCCACGAATAGAAGTTAATAGGCGGCGGTGCATGCTCAGCGGTCAGATCAAAGAGAGAGTAAGGCCGCTTTGAACTGTTCACTTAAGGAGGCCTTTCATGGCACAGGTGCAGACTGAAATGCATGAGCCAAACATGCCATTCACGGGAGGGAAACCGGAATGGCATCAGTTTCTGGACCCGTCTGCTCATAAAATTTTCGTGTGGGATAGGAAAGGCGTTTATCGAGATTGTTTGTTCCTCAATCCCATATATGGACATTTCCTGGGTGGCAAGAAACTCAAGGGAAAGAAAATTTCTGAAGTCTTAGGGAAAATGGAAGCCAAGGCGGTACTCAGTAAAATCAAGCAGGCTCTGGCCTTTCGTGAGCCCGTTCAGACGGAAATAAAATGGGTGACTGATTCCGGAACTTTTCAGACGGTCATTCGATTCTTTCCTATACTAGATTTGGTTATTGGCGTGGTGATCGATCGACCGGTTTACCGTGCAAGCATGTCGACGGAAGGCCTACAAACCGTTAGCAACGGGAAGAGTCAAAATTGGCACGTAAGAGCGCCTTTGACCGAACGCGAATGGCGAATTGTGGAAGAAGTGAAATCGGGCAAAACCAATAAAGAAATTGCCCAGCATCTTGGCATCGCACCACGGACGGTGAAGTTTCACATCTCCAACATATTTGCAAAACTCCACATATCAACTCGGGAAGCTTTAAAGGAGGCGAGCCCATTGACCCTCACTCGTCCCGGCAACATCTTGGAACTTCCCCAGACTGTTGTTCATTAGGGAAGTCTTGGGGAATGCGGCAGTTGTTTTCCTAACTGTTTTCATAGAGATCCCAACATTCAGCGAATGGCGAGCAAAATATTAACCACAAAGACGTGAAAAAAAGGAGACAATGATGACTCACATGCAAAGTGAAGCCCCCTTCAATGCAGAGAGCCAGCTTGCCGGTAGTGAAGGAGCACTCAATCAAAATCATGGAACAGGTCAGCTCACTAATAACGGATCTACATCAAATCCTTCTGCCATGGATCCTAGTCAACGGGCACGCGTGGCGACGGCGACATTTGGAGAAATTGTGGCCTTACTGTGTTTCTCTCCCGTATTCAAGCACCTGAGCCTGGCGGATCTGGAATGGCTGGTGATCCCGGCCTTGGCTACCAACCAAGTCACGGTGGTGCGGGGGAAAGTGAAAGATCAAAATGAGCTCATGGTTCCCATCGGTTTAGCGCTTTGGGCGCATGTCTCGGAGGATGTGGATAAAAAGCTGGAAGGGCAACAGAAAGCCCATATACCCTTTCGCCTGGCCCCGCAGGACTGGAAGAGCGGAGAGATCCCCTGGTTATTGGCGGTGCTCGCACCCAAGGAAATCTCACTGGGGTTAGTCAAGAAATTGGAAGACTCCGTCTTTAAAGATAAACAATATAAGCGGTATGCATTGATGTCTGATCGGGCCCATTCGGTTCAAACCTCACCGACTCCTTCCTGAGAAGTGAAGAAAGCATTTGAGCGAATGACCAGACCATTATTTCCTATAGGGAAGATGATGTGCATGCCGGGGTTCGCCCCGGCAGCCTGTCCTTTTATGCGCAAATCTCTGGAGCCTGTCCTGAGCCAGATCAAAGACCTCACACAGCGCGTCGTTCTCTAAAGTCGGCTGCACAAGTCGGCCCCACCCCACGACCTCTATACAGCTATCGGACACGAAGGCAACCTTGAATTGTTGTTAAAGCGTATCTTCCACAAGTCTGAGGTCCCGTATAACTATGTTGAATCTTGCCTAAGTAGTTTTTCCCTGTACCATAGGACAGGTTTATTTTTCAAAAAACTATGGTACGTTTCCTCGGCTTCGCTAAGAGAAATTTAAGGAAGAATGCAAGCGCAATGGAAAATCCCATCACACAGCGAGGTATGACAGATCGGATGAACATGCTTCATGCCTTTTTTCGCATCGCTGATGAGAGAAGACTTTAAGAATGGAACAGATCGCCCAAGAAACCTTGACGGCACAGATGCCGGTGCAATCCAACGGTGGAATAACCAGTCATGAAGAAGTCACAGGTCATAACAAGGGAACGAGGCAGGAAGGTTCTGACTCGACGCAAATCCCTTCTGCACATGAGGCGGGGCAGCGAGCCCGTGTGGCCACGGCCACCTTTGGTGAGATTGGGGCGATGCTGAGTTTCTCGCCCGTATACAAGCATCTAAGTCTGGCAGATCTGGAATGGCTGGTGATCCCGGCCTTGGCCATCAACCAAGTGACCGTCGTGCGCGGGAAACTCAAGGATCAGAATGGTCTTCTGGTACCCATGGGATTAGCGCTCTGGGCGCATGTCTCGGAAGATGTGGATAAAAGACTGGAGGCGCAACAGCAATCGAACATCCCGTTTCATCTGGCCCCGCAGGACTGGAAGAGCGGTGAGATTCCGTGGCTGCTCGCGGTATTGGCGCCTAAGGAGGTGGCTCAGGAGTTAGTAAAGAAATTAGAAGACTCCGTTTCAAAAGATAAAACGTATAAGCGGTATGCATTAACGTATGGGCGGGCTGATTTGACTCAATCCTCACCGACCATTTCTTGAGGATTACGAAATGAATGTGAGCCAATGTCGTTGAATTAAGAAGAACCGTACAACGTGATCCAAGAAAGGAACGCGTAGAGATGACCAGGAAGGGAACTTACTATCAGATGTTCAAAAAGGGAATCAGTAGAAAAAGATTGTTGCTCATGCTCTGTCTATTTCTTACCCCGCTTCTGACAGGATTCGAGTTTTTGGGATTTGCTTCGAACTCGTGGCATCAGAAGATGACGGTGGAAGTGAGGGTGAACGGGGAAGTCTACTCGGCGGCCAGTGTGGTGGCCATGAGCGTCTTTCGACACCCTGATATCCCCCTGGTGCATGGGAATCTGGATCTGGATATGGCGGGAGAAGCGGTCGTGGTTGAACTCCCTGACAATCGGCAGTTGTTTGCGCTGCTGACCTACAATGCCTATTTGGCGGTAAAGGCGTTTTCGGATGTAATGAGCCGGAAAGACCGCCAATCGTCCGACCAGTGGGCCATCGTGACTGCCCAGAAGGGCAAAGGCCGTGAGCTGGCCCCCAAGGACTACCCGCTGCTGGTGACGTTTACGGATATCACCGATCCTACGACGGTTAAGCAGGTGGATCCGGACAACTTGGCGGCCACGTTCGGGCCGGGGGTCTCCTTGAAACGCATCACGCTGGAAATCACTGATGAGCCGGTGACGGAGGGAAAAATTGAAAGCCTGTTGGGGTGGTTAGGACCTCATCCGGAACCAACGTTAGGGCATTCAAAAGATATTTTTAATCCAATTTTTGCTGCTACTGTTCACCACGGAGATTTCATAAGGAGATAACTATGGCCATATCTTCCGAACTCATGTACGCCATTCTCGCCATGGATTCCTATAATCGAGGGTACAATCCAGGCATTTTACTCAGCGGCAGCAATATTGGCACAGCAACAATAGGAAGTGACGAACTACTTCCGGCGGGCTCTCAAGAAGCCGGCTTCTACGCGGTGGCATATAAGTGGAATGGTGAAACCGTCATTTCATATCGAGGCACGGATGAAGTGTTGGAACTCCCTCTTGTTGATTACCCTATTGCAGCCAATGATGATTTTGATGAAGCCGAGGTTCATCTCGCGTCCCAGTTCTATCAGGCAGTGGCGGCGACTGTGTCCCCCTCCACCATCTCCTTCACCGGACATTCGTTGGGCGGCGCATTGGCGGGGATGATGGGTTCTATCTACGGTCACTTCAGTTTGGCGGTCGATCCTATCGATTTTTTTCCGGCCGTTCAAAACTTTAAAGCGCTCCTGGATCGATATCTATTGGTCAAAGATACGTCTGAGGCCAGCTCCGATATGATTACCCTTCCCAACATGGGCACGTTCAACACGGTGTCTTTTGCTGAGGCACAATTGAATGCCATGGGAATTCCGCTGACCAATCTTCCGGACGTAAGTGAGCAGCTTCAAAATTTCATAGGCGTTCATTTGGCTGGATCGGTGGCTGAACTGTCGAGATCCGCCGCAACGCCCTCCACGCCGATTCTGGATGGATTGTTGCCCAATATCGGGATTACGGTAGGCATTTTTGATGCCCATAGCGCCTCATTAAATGTAATCGTGCAGTACGTAAGAGACCAGTGGGTGTTGAGCGGCGCTGATCCTGACCAACTGGCGTTCAGCTCCATTATTGATCCCCTCTTTGATGGATTGTTTGATAACACGATTGGAGACGCCGCACATGTGGTACCAAATGGAGAGGAGGATGATTCTGGCGATGTCATGCGAGATGCCATTGGCTATTCGGCGTTGGATGAGGGAACCCTGGTCTTTGGCAACACGGGTATTCGCGCACTCTTGGATGACGCCAATGGGTTGGGGAAATTGGTCACAGAAGGAAATGCTCCGGTCAGTCTACCCAATGCTATAACAGGGTTGTCCCAGGCGATTGTTCAGTTTGCCGGGCAGATGGCCTGGCAGAAGGTAGAGTATTCGCAACACGGGGACAAGAATCCAGAGAAAGGGTTCTTAACCAAATATGAAAGCGATCGGTTACTGATGGCGGACCTGACTAAGGACCTCTGGAATCTTGGTGAAGCGAGCGCGAACGAGCCGGTTGAGGTGATTGGCATCCAGTCCATACTCTATCCCTTTTTTACCTAT
Above is a window of Candidatus Nitrospira neomarina DNA encoding:
- a CDS encoding DUF5615 family PIN-like protein; translated protein: MKFLVDAQLPQHLAQELTVTGHGTLHTLDLPGANRTRDEELADLSAQENRILITKDANFVTTFHLQPRPPKLLLVSTGNIDNATLLHLFVTNINSGLGNTSFVSSAEAKPILLQKCSRLI
- a CDS encoding toxin-activating lysine-acyltransferase, encoding MEQIAQETLTAQMPVQSNGGITSHEEVTGHNKGTRQEGSDSTQIPSAHEAGQRARVATATFGEIGAMLSFSPVYKHLSLADLEWLVIPALAINQVTVVRGKLKDQNGLLVPMGLALWAHVSEDVDKRLEAQQQSNIPFHLAPQDWKSGEIPWLLAVLAPKEVAQELVKKLEDSVSKDKTYKRYALTYGRADLTQSSPTIS
- a CDS encoding DUF433 domain-containing protein; its protein translation is MPIILVNVCEVGYSAPMPIEQLLTRITFDSKICHGKPCIRGLRYPVDWVLELMSSGMSSQQILADYPDLEETDLQAACAFGAGLARVQGIEPLIG
- a CDS encoding toxin-activating lysine-acyltransferase, translating into MMTHMQSEAPFNAESQLAGSEGALNQNHGTGQLTNNGSTSNPSAMDPSQRARVATATFGEIVALLCFSPVFKHLSLADLEWLVIPALATNQVTVVRGKVKDQNELMVPIGLALWAHVSEDVDKKLEGQQKAHIPFRLAPQDWKSGEIPWLLAVLAPKEISLGLVKKLEDSVFKDKQYKRYALMSDRAHSVQTSPTPS
- a CDS encoding response regulator transcription factor, which gives rise to MAQVQTEMHEPNMPFTGGKPEWHQFLDPSAHKIFVWDRKGVYRDCLFLNPIYGHFLGGKKLKGKKISEVLGKMEAKAVLSKIKQALAFREPVQTEIKWVTDSGTFQTVIRFFPILDLVIGVVIDRPVYRASMSTEGLQTVSNGKSQNWHVRAPLTEREWRIVEEVKSGKTNKEIAQHLGIAPRTVKFHISNIFAKLHISTREALKEASPLTLTRPGNILELPQTVVH